The Saccharothrix variisporea genome has a segment encoding these proteins:
- a CDS encoding putative glycolipid-binding domain-containing protein — protein MNSFNTAERVTQPGETRSPSAQIVTWQGYDVPRLEQVRFLLSERKLRASGRIVTAGPREQFSGSFEVSVGETGNVTRLLLRTATVSEERQISVSRSSEGAWLVDYGQGAERADFDGAVDVDVQSAVLFNAIPVRRLNLHLEPGEHELPVVYVTLPDLSVKLVRQKYRTVSVGDEHSVVSFESGDFHQDITVDRTGLVVDYPGIAYRI, from the coding sequence CCTTCCGCGCAGATCGTGACCTGGCAGGGCTACGACGTGCCCAGGCTCGAACAGGTCCGCTTCCTGCTGTCGGAGCGCAAGCTGCGGGCGTCCGGCCGGATCGTGACGGCCGGGCCGCGCGAGCAGTTCAGCGGCTCGTTCGAGGTGAGCGTCGGCGAGACCGGCAACGTCACCCGGCTGCTGCTGCGCACCGCCACCGTGTCCGAGGAGCGCCAGATCTCGGTGTCCCGGTCGTCGGAGGGCGCGTGGCTGGTCGACTACGGCCAGGGCGCCGAGCGGGCCGACTTCGACGGGGCGGTGGACGTGGACGTGCAGTCCGCGGTGCTGTTCAACGCCATCCCGGTGCGTCGGCTGAACCTGCACCTGGAGCCCGGCGAGCACGAGCTGCCCGTGGTGTACGTGACGCTGCCCGACCTGTCGGTGAAGCTGGTGCGCCAGAAGTACCGCACCGTGTCCGTGGGCGACGAGCACTCGGTGGTGTCGTTCGAGAGCGGCGACTTCCACCAGGACATCACCGTCGACCGCACCGGCCTGGTCGTCGACTACCCGGGCATCGCCTACCGCATCTGA
- a CDS encoding thiolase family protein, giving the protein MQRPLILDAARTPFGRYRGGLSGVRVDDLAALPITELLRRHQLDPARVDDVLYGNTNGAGEENRNIGRMAALLAGLPPTVPGVAVNRLCASGGEAIVQAARALALGDADLLVAGGVEGMTRAPFVVPRPDKPFADRLEPVSTALGWRLVNPRMRAEWTVPLGRAAEDVAVALGITREQMDTYALRSHRRASAAWDAGVHDGFAFAVQLRDGSAVRRDESVRPETSLEKLGKLTSAFSEGGPVTAGNSSPLSDGAVAVLMGTEEVAADLGLSPLAEFLGSAVTADEPQRFTLTPVTAIRKLLARLRIEAEDVDLWEINEAFAAMALSVLHHLPEVAREKVNVHGGAIAYGHPLGASLPRVVVDLCRHLRARGGGTGVAAACVGVGQGMAIAVRA; this is encoded by the coding sequence ATGCAGCGCCCGCTGATCCTCGACGCCGCGCGTACTCCGTTCGGCCGCTACCGCGGCGGGCTGTCCGGCGTGCGGGTGGACGACCTGGCCGCCCTGCCGATCACCGAGCTGCTGCGCCGCCACCAGCTCGACCCGGCCCGCGTGGACGACGTGCTGTACGGCAACACGAACGGGGCGGGCGAGGAGAACCGGAACATCGGCCGGATGGCGGCGCTGCTGGCCGGGCTGCCGCCGACCGTGCCGGGGGTGGCGGTGAACCGGCTGTGCGCGTCGGGCGGCGAGGCGATCGTGCAGGCGGCGCGGGCCCTGGCCCTGGGTGACGCGGACCTGCTGGTCGCGGGCGGTGTGGAGGGCATGACCCGGGCGCCGTTCGTGGTGCCGCGGCCGGACAAGCCGTTCGCCGACCGGCTGGAGCCGGTGTCCACGGCCCTGGGCTGGCGGCTGGTGAACCCGCGGATGCGAGCGGAGTGGACCGTGCCGCTGGGGCGGGCGGCCGAGGACGTGGCCGTGGCGCTGGGCATCACGCGGGAGCAGATGGACACGTACGCGCTGCGGTCCCACCGGCGGGCGTCGGCGGCGTGGGACGCGGGCGTGCACGACGGGTTCGCGTTCGCCGTGCAGCTGCGGGACGGGTCGGCGGTGCGGCGGGACGAGTCGGTGCGGCCGGAGACGTCGCTGGAGAAGCTGGGGAAGCTCACGTCGGCGTTCTCCGAGGGCGGCCCCGTGACGGCGGGCAACTCGTCGCCGCTGAGCGACGGCGCGGTGGCGGTGCTGATGGGCACCGAGGAGGTCGCGGCCGACCTGGGCCTGTCACCACTCGCGGAGTTCCTGGGCAGCGCGGTGACCGCCGACGAGCCCCAACGGTTCACCCTGACCCCGGTGACCGCGATCCGGAAGCTGCTGGCCCGGCTGCGGATCGAGGCCGAGGACGTGGACCTGTGGGAGATCAACGAGGCGTTCGCGGCCATGGCGTTGTCCGTCCTGCACCACCTGCCGGAGGTGGCGCGCGAAAAGGTCAACGTGCACGGCGGCGCCATCGCCTACGGCCACCCGTTGGGCGCTTCCCTCCCCCGCGTGGTCGTAGACCTGTGCCGCCACCTCCGAGCCCGCGGCGGCGGCACCGGCGTGGCAGCAGCCTGCGTAGGCGTGGGCCAGGGCATGGCAATCGCCGTCCGCGCCTGA